A genomic region of Bubalus kerabau isolate K-KA32 ecotype Philippines breed swamp buffalo chromosome 10, PCC_UOA_SB_1v2, whole genome shotgun sequence contains the following coding sequences:
- the LOC129622063 gene encoding olfactory receptor 11G2-like: MRTLETNTSGSVSEFILLGFPCRREIQILLFVLFSIIYFLILMGNAAIICAVWSSRKLHTPMYILLANFSFLEICYVSSDVPKMLANIISQTKSISYAGCLLQFYFFFSMCVAESLFLSVMSFDRFLAIFRPLHYPIIMTHRLCVLLVVFCWVGGFLWLLTPLILISQVPFCGPNTVDHFLCDLAPLLALSCAPVSGIRLICGIVSSLIIFLTLLYILGTYFCVLSVVLQMSSGSGRQKAFSTCASHLAVVSLFYGSVMVMYVSPGSGEYPGIQKFVTLFYALATPFFNPLIYNFQNKDMEEALKKILSVLLKEIFKGSKSRI; this comes from the coding sequence GTGAGTGAGTTCATTCTCCTGGGCTTCCCCTGCCGCAGGGAGATCCAGATCCTCCTCTTTGTGCTCTTCTCCATCATCTATTTCCTGATCCTCATGGGGAACGCAGCCATCATCTGTGCTGTGTGGTCAAGCCGGAAGCTCCATACACCCATGTACATCCTCCTGGCCAACTTCTCCTTCCTGGAGATCTGCTATGTCAGTTCCGATGTGCCCAAAATGCTGGCCAACATCATCTCCCAGACCAAGAGCATCTCCTACGCTGGCTGCCTGCTCCAGTTCTACTTCTtcttctccatgtgtgtggctgAGTCTTTATTTCTGTCAGTGATGTCTTTTGATCGATTTCTTGCCATTTTTAGACCTTTGCATTATCCTATCATTATGACCCATCGCCTGTGTGTGTTGTTAGTGGTCTTCTGCTGGGTAGGTGGCTTTCTCTGGTTATTGACCCCTTTGATTCTAATATCTCAAGTGCCCTTCTGTGGTCCAAACACTGTTGACCATTTTCTCTGTGATCTGGCACCTTTGCTGGCACTGTCCTGTGCTCCAGTATCTGGAATTAGGCTGATTTGTGGTATCGTGAGCTCTCTAATCATCTTCCTCACCTTACTGTACATTCTTGGCACTTACTTTTGTGTCCTCAGTGTGGTGCTACAGATGTCCTCAGGCTCAGGAAGGCAgaaggctttctctacttgtgccTCCCACCTTGCTGTGGTATCCCTCTTCTATGGCTCAGTCATGGTGATGTATGTTAGCCCAGGTTCTGGCGAATACCCAGGGATACAGAAATTTGTGACCTTGTTCTATGCTTTGGCAACCCCTTTCTTTAATCCCCTGATCTACAACTTCCAGAACAAAGATATGGAAGAAgcactaaaaaaaattttgagtGTTTTACTGAAGGAAATCTTTAAAGGCTCCAAAAGTCGAATTTAA
- the LOC129622064 gene encoding olfactory receptor 11H6-like: protein MHISEASNSSGSVSEFILLGFPCRREIQILLCVMFSLIYLLTLLGNAAIICAVWSSRKLHTPMYILLANFSFLEICYVSSDVPKMLANIISQTKSISYAGCLLQFYFFFSMCAAEGYFLSAMSFDRFLAICRPLHYPTIMTYQLCARLVVFCWAGGFLSILMPAVLMSRVPFCGPNVIDHFFCDLGPLLALSCAPVPKTTLTCATVSSLIIFITFLYILGSYTLVLRAVLRVPAGSGRNKAFSTCASHFLVVSLFYGSVMVMYVSPGSRSHPGTQKFVTLFYCMATPFFNPLIYSLRNKDMKDALKKVLCASEISKNTEK from the coding sequence ATGCACATCTCAGAAGCCAGTAATAGCTCTGGGTCTGTGAGTGAGTTCATTCTCCTGGGCTTCCCCTGCCGCAGGGAGATCCAAATCCTCCTCTGTGTCATGTTCTCCCTCATCTACCTGCTGACCCTCCTTGGGAACGCAGCCATCATCTGTGCCGTGTGGTCAAGCCGGAAGCTCCATACACCCATGTACATCCTCCTGGCCAACTTCTCCTTCCTGGAGATCTGCTATGTCAGTTCCGATGTGCCCAAAATGCTGGCCAACATCATCTCCCAGACCAAGAGCATCTCCTACGCTGGCTGCCTGCTCCAGTTCTACTTCTTCTTCTCCATGTGTGCGGCTGAGGGCTATTTTCTATCTGCGATGTCCTTTGATCGGTTCCTTGCCATCTGTCGACCTCTGCATTACCCCACCATCATGACTTATCAACTCTGCGCCCGATTAGTGGTTTTCTGCTGGGCAGGTGGCTTTTTATCAATACTGATGCCTGCAGTTCTTATGTCTCGGGTGCCTTTCTGTGGCCCTAATGTCATTGACCATTTTTTCTGTGACCTGGGACCATTGCTGGCACTGTCCTGTGCCCCTGTGCCCAAAACTACTCTAACTTGTGCCACTGTAAGCTCGCTTATCATTTTCATCACCTTCCTCTACATTCTTGGGTCCTATACCTTAGTTTTGCGAGCTGTACTTCGGGTCCCAGCTGGCTCAGGCAGGAACAAAGCTTTTTCTACGTGTGCCTCCCATTTCTTGGTGGTTTCCTTGTTCTATGGCTCAGTTATGGTGATGTATGTGAGTCCAGGCTCCAGGAGCCATCCTGGGACACAGAAATTTGTGACCCTGTTTTACTGCATGGCAACACCATTCTTTAATCCTCTGATCTATAGCCTCCGGAACAAAGATATGAAAGATGCATTAAAGAAAGTCCTCTGTGCATCagaaatttctaaaaatacagagaaatga
- the LOC129622065 gene encoding olfactory receptor 11G2-like — protein MNVSSRETTHSVTHFILLGFPSSPEMQLLYFGLFSAAYILTLMGNTAIVCAVWWDQRLHTPMYIFLGNFSFLEICYVTTTVPNMLADFLSSSKSISFVSCFAQFYFFFSFGCDEGFYLCIMAFDRYLAICRPLHYSRIMTKELYTGLVIFGWSGGFILFLTPIVLISRLPFCNPNIIDHFMCDPVPLMMLSCSEDTTTQLIYSAFNAVFMTGTFLFILCSYALVILAVLRMPSAASKRKAFSTCASHLAVVILFFGSVMVMYVSPGSGHPVKVQKIVTLFYSVITPLCNPLIYSLRNNEMKAALKKVFWAEISVLKT, from the coding sequence ATGAATGTGTCCAGCAGAGAAACCACCCactctgttacccactttatcctCCTGGGCTTTCCCTCGAGCCCAGAAATGCAGCTCCTCTACTTCGGGCTCTTCTCAGCCGCCTATATCCTGACCCTGATGGGGAACACAGCCATTGTCTGTGCTGTGTGGTGGGATCAGCGCCTTCACACCCCCATGTACATCTTCTTGGGGAATTTCTCTTTCCTGGAAATATGTTATGTCACCACAACCGTCCCTAATATGTTGGCCGACTTCCTGTCCTCAAGCAAGTCCATCTCCTTCGTGAGTTGTTTTGCACAGTTCTACTTCTTCTTCTCTTTCGGGTGTGATGAGGGCTTCTACCTTTGCATCATGGCCTTTGACAGGTATCTTGCCATCTGCCGTCCTCTGCATTACTCACGCATCATGACTAAAGAGCTCTACACTGGCCTTGTCATCTTTGGGTGGTCCGGTGGGTTCATTCTCTTCCTAACCCCTATTGTTCTCATTTCACGGTTGCCCTTTTGCAACCCAAATATCATCGACCATTTTATGTGTGATCCTGTCCCATTGATGATGCTGTCCTGTTCTGAAGACACCACCACGCAACTCATTTACTCTGCTTTCAATGCTGTTTTCATGACTGGCACCTTTCTCTTCATCCTTTGCTCCTATGCGCTAGTGATTCTGGCTGTGTTAAGGATGCCCTCAGCAGCCAGCAAACGCAAGGCTTTCTCCACTTGTGCTTCTCATCTGGctgtggtaattctgttttttggCTCTGTTATGGTGATGTATGTTAGTCCTGGATCAGGACACCCAGTGAAAGTGCAAAAAATTGTGACCTTATTTTATTCTGTAATAACACCCCTCTGCAATCCTCTAATTTATAGCCTCAGGAACAATGAGATGAAGGCTGCTCTAAAGAAAGTCTTTTGGGCTGAAATATCTGTtcttaaaacataa